A stretch of the Aggregatibacter sp. HMT-949 genome encodes the following:
- the queF gene encoding NADPH-dependent 7-cyano-7-deazaguanine reductase QueF (Catalyzes the NADPH-dependent reduction of 7-cyano-7-deazaguanine (preQ0) to 7-aminomethyl-7-deazaguanine (preQ1) in queuosine biosynthesis), protein MNNQDNCLTSLKLGQKTEYAANYDRTLLQPVPRALNRDALGITDAQPFTTGADIWTAYEISWLNQKGLPQVAIADIYLDYRSRNLIESKSFKLYLNSFNQSKFADFEQVAHTMQRDLSDCAQGEVKVRLNPLAFYDGQIIKSLHGECIDEQNIEIRDYEFNAEWLEDCVSDEIVEEYLVSHLLKSNCLITHQPDWGTLQIHYVGNKIDREKLLRYIVSFRQHNEFHEQCAERIFCDLMRYAKPQKLTVYARYTRRGGLDINPFRSNFETIPQNLRLARQ, encoded by the coding sequence ATGAACAACCAAGACAACTGTTTAACATCCCTTAAACTCGGACAAAAAACCGAATACGCCGCCAACTATGATCGCACCTTATTACAGCCCGTACCGCGCGCGTTAAATCGCGACGCTTTGGGCATTACCGATGCACAACCGTTTACAACCGGCGCGGATATTTGGACGGCTTATGAAATTTCCTGGCTAAACCAAAAAGGCTTGCCACAAGTGGCCATCGCCGATATTTATTTGGATTATCGAAGCCGAAATTTAATCGAATCAAAAAGTTTTAAACTCTATTTAAATAGCTTCAATCAAAGTAAATTCGCCGATTTTGAGCAAGTTGCGCATACCATGCAACGAGATTTAAGTGATTGCGCGCAAGGCGAAGTCAAGGTGCGGTTAAATCCGCTGGCATTTTATGACGGCCAAATCATTAAATCGCTACACGGCGAATGCATCGACGAGCAAAATATCGAAATTCGCGATTATGAATTTAACGCTGAGTGGCTAGAAGATTGCGTGTCTGATGAGATCGTAGAAGAATATTTAGTCAGCCATTTGCTAAAATCTAACTGCTTGATTACTCATCAACCGGATTGGGGAACGCTGCAAATTCACTACGTCGGCAACAAAATCGATCGCGAGAAATTATTACGTTATATCGTGTCATTCCGCCAACATAACGAATTTCACGAACAATGTGCGGAACGTATTTTCTGTGATTTAATGCGTTATGCCAAACCGCAAAAACTCACGGTTTATGCCCGTTACACGCGTCGCGGCGGTTTGGACATTAACCCATTCCGCTCAAATTTTGAAACCATTCCGCAAAATTTACGTTTAGCCAGACAATAG
- a CDS encoding Zn-ribbon-containing protein — protein MYLIEPYFRITALENHIVEQNRVLNALIDQWRYNGQIIGREISLYLVEDNGAQGFAMRVVCPEQDSLFPQNNNTEVDFALQQAEKFGLFLENFLLLGDDLNADQTAENARPAWQVLYTTHLQSCSPIHSGENFAPIPLYKQLKNQPHLSQDVLKWQENWQACDQLQMNGAVLEQTALSEISDVQSRLSKHGRYLAQEIEKQSGVPTYYYLYRVGGESPAQERRRCCPQCGAVWTLDQALFDVLHFKCDACRLVSNLSWNFL, from the coding sequence ATGTATTTAATCGAACCCTATTTTCGCATTACCGCTCTTGAAAATCACATCGTCGAGCAAAACCGCGTGCTAAATGCGCTGATCGATCAATGGCGTTACAATGGGCAAATTATCGGGCGCGAAATTTCGCTGTATTTAGTCGAAGACAACGGCGCACAAGGTTTCGCTATGCGCGTGGTTTGTCCGGAACAAGACAGTCTTTTTCCCCAAAACAATAACACCGAAGTGGATTTTGCCTTGCAGCAGGCAGAAAAATTTGGGCTTTTTTTAGAAAATTTTTTGCTACTTGGCGACGATCTTAATGCCGACCAAACTGCTGAAAACGCGCGTCCCGCTTGGCAAGTGTTATACACCACGCACTTACAAAGCTGTTCGCCGATTCATAGCGGTGAAAATTTTGCGCCAATACCGTTATATAAACAGCTAAAAAACCAACCGCACTTAAGCCAAGACGTACTGAAATGGCAAGAAAATTGGCAAGCTTGCGATCAGTTGCAAATGAACGGTGCGGTATTGGAACAAACAGCACTTTCTGAAATTTCCGACGTACAAAGCCGGCTTTCTAAACACGGTCGCTATTTGGCGCAAGAAATCGAAAAACAAAGCGGCGTGCCGACTTACTATTATTTGTATCGCGTCGGCGGCGAATCGCCGGCGCAAGAACGGCGCCGTTGCTGCCCTCAATGCGGTGCTGTTTGGACACTTGACCAAGCGCTTTTTGATGTGCTTCACTTCAAATGCGACGCTTGTCGTTTGGTATCCAATCTTTCGTGGAATTTTTTGTAA
- a CDS encoding SufE family protein, translated as MIEQLKNAKTWEERYRLIIQAGKNLPRPCDEELAEMQPINGCEAQMWFQILPKTDRTFTFRAFSEARIMNGLLWILLNQINGKNVEQLRNFDLGAFFNELGIAQRLSETRLNGLNQIAQQLKNLCI; from the coding sequence ATGATCGAACAATTAAAAAATGCCAAAACTTGGGAAGAACGTTATCGACTTATCATTCAAGCAGGTAAGAATTTGCCGCGCCCGTGCGATGAAGAACTTGCCGAGATGCAGCCTATTAACGGCTGCGAAGCGCAAATGTGGTTCCAAATCTTGCCGAAAACCGATCGCACTTTCACCTTCCGGGCTTTCAGTGAAGCACGCATTATGAATGGCTTGTTATGGATTTTGTTAAACCAAATCAACGGCAAAAACGTCGAACAATTGCGCAACTTTGACCTCGGCGCGTTCTTTAACGAACTCGGCATCGCACAACGTTTGAGTGAAACGCGCTTGAACGGGCTGAATCAAATCGCACAACAATTAAAAAATTTATGTATTTAA
- a CDS encoding cysteine desulfurase, producing the protein MAFDYQAFRQDFPYFQRSDAVLYLDNAATTLKPTALIERTAEFYASAGSVHRSQYDAAQTAQYERARTQVKQFINAESEKAVIWTSSTTHAINLVANGLLPQLKAGDEILISQADHHANFVTWYETAKKCGAKIRVLPILDNWLINEHALKAALNEKTKLVALNFVSNVTGTQQPIKHLIKIIRKHSPALVLVDSAQAVSHIKIDLQDLDADFLAFSAHKIYGPNGLGVLSGKLTALTQLQPLFFGGKMVDRVSSENITFADLPYRLEAGTPNIAGVIGFNAVLDWLTKWDLVAAEQHAIDLAESVKARLKHYPTCRLFNSPQPSSVVCFVFDKINSSDLSTLLSEQHIALRVGEHCAQPYLARLGERTTLRLSFAPYNAPEEVSAFFSALDKALDLLQ; encoded by the coding sequence ATGGCTTTTGATTATCAAGCGTTCCGGCAAGATTTCCCTTATTTTCAACGTTCCGATGCGGTGCTGTATTTAGATAACGCCGCGACAACGCTAAAACCCACAGCGCTTATTGAACGCACGGCTGAATTTTATGCTTCCGCCGGTTCCGTGCATCGTAGCCAATACGATGCGGCACAAACAGCGCAATATGAACGGGCTCGCACGCAAGTTAAACAATTCATCAATGCAGAAAGCGAAAAAGCAGTAATTTGGACATCCAGCACCACCCACGCGATCAATTTAGTCGCAAACGGCTTATTGCCCCAATTAAAAGCCGGTGATGAAATTTTAATTAGCCAAGCGGATCACCACGCTAATTTCGTCACTTGGTACGAAACGGCGAAAAAGTGCGGAGCCAAAATACGCGTTTTGCCGATTTTAGATAATTGGTTGATTAATGAGCACGCGTTGAAAGCCGCCTTAAATGAGAAAACCAAATTGGTGGCGCTGAATTTCGTATCGAACGTCACCGGCACGCAGCAGCCGATTAAACATTTAATTAAAATTATTCGGAAACATAGTCCTGCCTTGGTTTTAGTCGATTCGGCGCAAGCCGTCAGCCATATAAAAATCGATTTACAGGATTTGGATGCGGATTTCCTCGCCTTTTCCGCTCATAAAATTTATGGCCCGAACGGCCTCGGCGTATTAAGCGGAAAATTGACCGCCCTTACTCAACTGCAACCGCTGTTTTTCGGCGGGAAAATGGTGGATCGCGTATCAAGTGAAAACATCACCTTTGCCGATTTGCCCTATCGTTTAGAGGCCGGCACGCCGAACATTGCCGGTGTCATTGGCTTCAATGCGGTGCTGGATTGGCTAACCAAATGGGATCTTGTCGCCGCTGAACAACATGCGATCGACTTGGCGGAATCAGTTAAAGCGCGCTTAAAACATTACCCAACTTGCCGTTTATTTAACTCGCCGCAACCTAGCAGCGTGGTGTGCTTCGTCTTTGACAAGATTAATTCGTCCGATCTTTCCACTTTATTAAGTGAACAACATATCGCCTTGCGGGTCGGCGAACATTGCGCCCAGCCTTATTTGGCACGTCTTGGCGAACGCACCACATTGCGCCTTTCCTTTGCGCCTTATAATGCGCCGGAGGAGGTTTCTGCATTTTTCAGCGCATTAGATAAAGCCTTGGATTTACTGCAATGA
- a CDS encoding thermonuclease family protein, which translates to MIKHYLLILCVFFTSLSACSSPRNSCFVIGVSDGDTLTCLTKNKKPFKVRLAEIDAPEKTQAFGQKAKQALSAMVYKRQVCLDSIGKDHYKRTLATVYLGNENINLALVKQGMAWAYNQYLHHPIYLQAQQQAQAQRLGLWADKHPIPPHEWRKQEKKHGF; encoded by the coding sequence ATGATAAAGCACTATTTGCTAATTTTATGCGTCTTTTTCACCTCACTTTCCGCTTGTTCCAGCCCGCGCAATAGCTGTTTTGTGATTGGCGTGAGCGACGGCGATACGCTAACCTGCTTAACCAAAAATAAGAAACCGTTCAAAGTACGCTTAGCAGAAATCGATGCGCCGGAAAAAACTCAAGCTTTCGGACAAAAAGCCAAACAAGCCCTTTCCGCTATGGTATATAAACGTCAAGTTTGCTTAGACAGCATAGGCAAAGATCACTACAAACGTACTTTAGCAACCGTTTATCTCGGCAACGAAAATATTAATTTAGCGTTGGTGAAACAAGGCATGGCTTGGGCATATAATCAGTATCTTCATCACCCGATTTATTTACAAGCGCAACAACAAGCGCAGGCGCAACGCTTAGGATTATGGGCGGACAAACATCCGATTCCACCGCACGAATGGCGCAAGCAGGAGAAAAAACATGGCTTTTGA
- a CDS encoding CidA/LrgA family protein has translation MLYKKAFLLARSLLILYIMLYLGNLIAHFVPVGVPGSIWGLLVLFIGLTTQTIRLEWIYFGASLLIRFMAILFVPVSVGIIKYSDLLWAQMNILLIPNIVSTCITLVFIGVMANMLFDRQSFGHKRQKVLAKRMAEIEK, from the coding sequence ATGTTATACAAGAAGGCTTTTCTTTTGGCGCGCTCCTTATTGATTCTTTATATTATGCTTTATCTCGGTAATCTAATCGCGCATTTTGTGCCCGTTGGTGTGCCGGGGAGTATTTGGGGCTTGTTAGTGCTTTTTATCGGCTTAACTACGCAGACGATTCGTTTGGAGTGGATTTACTTTGGCGCAAGCTTGTTAATTCGTTTTATGGCAATTTTGTTTGTACCGGTGAGTGTGGGAATTATCAAATATTCCGACTTATTATGGGCGCAGATGAATATTTTGTTAATTCCGAATATCGTCAGCACTTGTATTACGTTAGTTTTTATCGGCGTGATGGCAAATATGCTGTTTGATCGCCAATCTTTCGGGCATAAACGCCAAAAAGTATTGGCAAAACGCATGGCTGAAATAGAAAAATAA
- a CDS encoding CidB/LrgB family autolysis modulator has translation MNYAIYLYTFLTIFGFWLALQISKRWKSVIFNTFILTVLILVLILLVGKIPYDNYMAGNAPINNLLALSIVALALPLYEQLKQIAKQWRIILSVVVLASVFSMLTGAILALILGATPEMVATVLPKSITTPIAMEVSSHLGGIPAVTAVGVVVAGLQGSIFGYLILKKIGLRHQEAIGLSVGSVSHALGTVSCMEINPKAGSYSSISLVLCGIISSILAPLVFKIIYLFV, from the coding sequence ATGAATTACGCAATTTATCTTTATACGTTTTTAACAATTTTCGGTTTTTGGCTTGCCTTACAAATCAGTAAACGCTGGAAATCGGTAATTTTTAATACGTTTATTTTAACCGTATTAATTTTGGTATTAATTTTATTGGTTGGCAAAATTCCTTACGATAATTATATGGCCGGTAATGCGCCGATTAATAATTTGCTCGCGTTGAGTATTGTTGCCCTCGCTTTGCCACTTTATGAGCAGCTCAAACAAATCGCCAAACAATGGCGCATTATTCTTTCTGTGGTAGTGCTTGCCTCCGTTTTTTCCATGCTTACCGGCGCAATTTTGGCATTAATTTTAGGCGCTACGCCGGAAATGGTGGCTACCGTATTACCGAAATCCATCACTACACCGATCGCAATGGAAGTGTCTTCTCATTTAGGCGGCATCCCAGCCGTTACAGCGGTCGGTGTCGTAGTTGCCGGTTTACAAGGCTCAATTTTCGGTTATTTGATTTTGAAAAAAATTGGCTTACGTCATCAAGAAGCCATCGGTTTGTCGGTAGGCTCCGTTTCGCACGCGCTTGGTACTGTAAGTTGTATGGAAATCAATCCGAAAGCGGGCAGTTACAGCTCTATTTCTTTAGTATTGTGTGGCATTATCAGTTCCATTTTGGCGCCTTTAGTATTTAAAATCATTTACTTATTCGTCTAA
- a CDS encoding anti-phage deoxyguanosine triphosphatase, whose amino-acid sequence MKNTLSPAWAERFIADPPRERDHRPPFRRDRGRILHSAAFRCLQAKTQIHAVGENDFYRTRLTHSLEVAQIGSSLVAQLKFAESFTNLSEQLNVDAAELQKQLKSLLPSNDLIESLCFAHDIGHPPFGHGGEVALNFMMHEQGGFEGNAQTFRILTKLEPYTANAGMNLTRRTLLGVVKYPTILDRASPQYADLSQLSQTDARYVKISDWKPGKGIFRDDLTMFEWLLKNLSEQDRTLFCSLQNARSDSAEFLKTRFKSLDCSIMELADDIAYAVHDLEDAIVTKMVNAQQWQEASTALMQIPQPWLQKNIRRISFGLFSDKHFERKNAIGALVNFFITNVRWTLTENFDEPLLRYNAQLPENVVKVLEIFKQFVWKYVIRNVETQRIEYKGQRMLTELFRIFESDPLRLLPHNTAQKWQKALPEHKKRVICDYIAGMSDAYAMRVYQQL is encoded by the coding sequence ATGAAAAATACTTTATCGCCCGCTTGGGCCGAGCGTTTTATTGCCGATCCACCGCGTGAAAGAGATCATCGCCCGCCGTTTCGGCGTGATCGCGGACGTATTCTGCATTCCGCCGCATTTCGTTGTTTGCAGGCGAAAACCCAAATTCATGCAGTCGGCGAGAATGATTTCTATCGTACTCGGTTAACGCATTCTTTGGAGGTGGCGCAAATCGGCAGCAGCCTTGTGGCGCAATTAAAATTTGCCGAATCTTTCACTAATTTATCCGAACAACTTAATGTTGATGCTGCAGAATTACAAAAACAGCTGAAAAGTTTATTGCCAAGCAACGATTTGATCGAAAGTCTTTGTTTCGCTCATGATATCGGTCACCCTCCGTTCGGACACGGCGGAGAAGTGGCGCTAAATTTTATGATGCACGAACAGGGCGGCTTTGAAGGTAATGCGCAGACTTTTCGTATTCTTACCAAACTGGAACCCTACACGGCAAACGCCGGCATGAATTTGACCCGCCGCACTTTACTCGGCGTAGTTAAATATCCGACGATTTTAGATCGCGCTTCGCCGCAATATGCAGATTTATCGCAACTTAGCCAAACCGATGCGCGTTATGTAAAAATCAGTGATTGGAAGCCCGGCAAAGGCATTTTTCGTGATGATTTAACGATGTTCGAATGGCTTCTAAAAAATCTTTCTGAACAGGATCGAACATTGTTTTGTTCACTCCAAAACGCACGCTCAGATTCCGCTGAATTTTTAAAGACCCGCTTTAAATCTCTGGATTGCAGCATTATGGAATTGGCGGACGATATCGCCTACGCGGTGCATGATTTAGAAGATGCAATAGTCACAAAAATGGTAAATGCGCAACAATGGCAAGAAGCGAGCACCGCGTTGATGCAAATTCCGCAGCCATGGCTGCAGAAAAATATTCGACGCATTAGTTTTGGGCTTTTTTCCGATAAGCATTTCGAACGAAAAAATGCCATTGGAGCATTGGTGAACTTCTTCATTACCAACGTGCGCTGGACGCTAACCGAAAACTTCGACGAACCATTGTTACGTTATAACGCACAATTGCCGGAAAATGTCGTAAAGGTGTTAGAGATCTTCAAACAATTCGTCTGGAAATATGTGATTCGTAATGTGGAAACCCAGCGCATTGAGTATAAAGGGCAACGCATGCTGACGGAACTGTTCCGAATTTTTGAATCTGACCCGCTACGTTTGTTACCACACAATACCGCACAAAAATGGCAAAAGGCGCTACCCGAACATAAAAAACGGGTGATTTGTGATTACATCGCGGGGATGTCTGACGCTTATGCAATGCGGGTTTATCAGCAGCTGTGA
- the dxs gene encoding 1-deoxy-D-xylulose-5-phosphate synthase, producing MTHDMNHYPLLSLINSPEDLRLLRKEQLPQLCQELRDYLLNSVSQTSGHLASGLGTVELTVALHYVYKTPFDQLIWDVGHQAYPHKILTGRRDQMSTIRQKGGIHPFPWREESEFDVLSVGHSSTSISAGLGVALAAERENAGRKTVCVIGDGAITAGMAFEALNHAGSLHTDMLVILNDNEMSISENVGALNNHLARIFSGSLYSTLRDGSKKILDKVPPVKNFMKKTEEHMKGVMFSPQSTLFEELGFNYIGPVDGHNIDELVATLSNMRNLKGPQFLHIKTKKGKGYEPAEKDPIGFHGVPKFDPSRGELPKSNTKPSYSKIFGDWLCEMAAQDPKIIGITPAMREGSGLVEFSQRFPEQYFDVAIAEQHAVTFAAGLAIGGYKPVVAIYSTFLQRAYDQLIHDVAIQNLPVLFAIDRAGIVGADGQTHQGAFDLSFMRCIPNMIIMTPSDENECRQMLYTGLRCGKPAAVRYPRGNAQGVDLAPLEMLPLGKARLIKEGKKIAILNFGTLLPAAYKVAENLGATLVDMRFVKPLDTEMINVLAQTHDYLVTLEENAVQCGAGSAVAEVLNASGKPHILLQLGLPDYFIPQGTQQEILHELKLDAEGIEQQILAFMAK from the coding sequence ATGACTCACGATATGAACCATTATCCTCTTTTATCTCTTATCAATTCTCCGGAAGATTTGCGCCTTTTGCGCAAAGAGCAACTGCCTCAACTTTGCCAAGAGCTGCGTGATTATCTTTTAAACTCTGTTAGTCAAACCAGCGGCCATTTAGCATCCGGCTTAGGAACGGTAGAACTTACTGTGGCGTTGCATTATGTGTATAAAACGCCTTTTGACCAATTAATTTGGGATGTCGGTCATCAAGCCTATCCGCACAAAATTTTAACCGGACGACGTGATCAAATGTCTACAATTCGTCAAAAAGGCGGAATTCATCCGTTCCCTTGGCGTGAAGAAAGCGAATTTGACGTCTTAAGTGTTGGCCATTCTTCCACCTCAATTAGCGCCGGACTTGGCGTAGCCTTAGCGGCAGAACGCGAAAACGCCGGGCGTAAAACCGTGTGTGTGATTGGTGACGGCGCAATTACTGCAGGTATGGCATTTGAGGCATTAAATCACGCCGGTTCGTTACACACCGATATGTTGGTGATTTTAAACGATAACGAAATGTCTATTTCAGAAAATGTCGGCGCGTTAAATAATCATTTAGCGCGTATTTTTTCCGGTTCTCTCTACTCAACATTGCGCGACGGTAGCAAAAAAATTCTTGATAAGGTTCCGCCGGTAAAAAACTTTATGAAAAAAACCGAGGAACATATGAAAGGCGTGATGTTTTCACCGCAAAGTACGCTGTTTGAAGAGCTTGGTTTTAACTATATCGGCCCAGTGGACGGGCATAATATTGACGAATTGGTGGCAACGCTAAGCAATATGCGCAATCTGAAAGGTCCGCAATTCTTACATATCAAAACCAAGAAAGGTAAAGGCTATGAGCCGGCAGAAAAAGATCCAATCGGCTTTCATGGCGTACCGAAATTTGACCCGAGCCGTGGCGAATTGCCGAAATCTAATACCAAACCGAGTTATTCTAAAATCTTCGGTGATTGGCTGTGTGAAATGGCAGCGCAAGATCCGAAAATCATCGGCATCACACCGGCCATGCGCGAAGGCTCCGGTCTGGTGGAATTTTCCCAACGTTTCCCTGAGCAATATTTTGATGTTGCCATTGCCGAACAGCACGCTGTGACATTTGCCGCAGGCCTTGCTATCGGCGGTTACAAGCCGGTTGTGGCGATTTATTCGACCTTTTTGCAACGCGCTTACGACCAACTGATTCACGATGTTGCCATTCAAAATTTGCCGGTGCTATTTGCGATCGACCGCGCCGGTATTGTCGGTGCCGATGGGCAAACCCACCAAGGCGCTTTCGATTTAAGTTTTATGCGCTGCATTCCAAATATGATCATTATGACGCCAAGCGATGAAAACGAATGCCGCCAAATGCTTTACACCGGCCTCCGATGCGGTAAGCCGGCGGCGGTGCGTTATCCGCGTGGTAATGCGCAAGGCGTAGATTTAGCGCCGTTAGAAATGTTGCCGCTCGGTAAAGCGCGTTTGATTAAAGAAGGAAAAAAAATCGCCATTTTAAATTTCGGCACATTACTTCCAGCAGCGTATAAAGTGGCGGAAAATTTGGGTGCAACATTGGTCGATATGCGATTTGTGAAACCGTTAGATACGGAAATGATTAACGTATTGGCGCAAACTCATGATTATTTGGTGACATTGGAAGAAAATGCCGTTCAATGCGGTGCTGGTTCAGCCGTTGCCGAAGTGTTAAATGCCTCCGGCAAACCTCACATTTTGTTACAGCTCGGTTTACCGGATTACTTTATTCCGCAAGGTACCCAACAAGAAATATTGCACGAACTAAAACTAGATGCAGAAGGCATTGAACAACAAATTCTCGCATTTATGGCCAAATAG
- the ispA gene encoding (2E,6E)-farnesyl diphosphate synthase codes for MNRFSADLRLIQHRIDAFLEAYFERIESHHAPLRDAMKYGVLLGGKRVRPFLVYATGKMLGANEQALDYAAAAIELIHAYSLIHDDLPAMDNDDLRRGHPTCHIQFDEATAILAGDALQSLAFEILTQTPHISAAQKLALVQILAQASGAQGMCLGQSLDLISEHKQISLAELEQIHRNKTGALLGTALKLGFICSPQHADQNLEQTLTRYADAIGLAFQVQDDILDIEGDSAEIGKPVGSDLDLDKSTYPKLLGLAGAKQKAQDLYQQALAELEGIPFDTGALRALAEFIITRKS; via the coding sequence ATGAATCGATTTTCTGCAGATTTAAGGCTGATTCAGCACCGCATTGACGCCTTTTTGGAAGCGTACTTCGAGCGCATTGAAAGCCATCATGCGCCATTGCGTGATGCGATGAAATACGGGGTGTTATTGGGCGGCAAACGGGTTCGCCCTTTTTTAGTTTATGCGACCGGCAAGATGTTGGGCGCCAACGAACAAGCCTTAGATTATGCCGCCGCCGCCATTGAGCTGATTCACGCATATTCCCTAATTCACGACGATTTGCCGGCAATGGATAACGATGATCTGCGCCGCGGTCATCCGACTTGCCATATTCAATTCGATGAAGCCACCGCCATTCTTGCCGGCGATGCATTGCAAAGTTTAGCTTTTGAAATTTTGACGCAAACACCGCATATTTCCGCCGCACAAAAACTGGCTTTAGTGCAAATTTTAGCGCAAGCCTCCGGCGCGCAAGGAATGTGTTTAGGGCAAAGTTTGGATTTAATTTCCGAACACAAACAAATCAGTTTGGCTGAGTTGGAACAGATTCATCGCAATAAAACGGGAGCGTTGCTCGGCACCGCATTGAAACTCGGTTTTATCTGCTCGCCGCAGCATGCCGATCAAAATTTGGAGCAAACTTTGACGCGCTATGCCGACGCTATCGGACTAGCCTTCCAAGTGCAAGACGATATTTTGGATATCGAAGGTGACAGCGCGGAAATCGGCAAACCGGTAGGATCCGATCTTGATTTGGATAAAAGCACCTATCCCAAATTACTCGGTTTAGCCGGCGCAAAACAAAAAGCGCAAGATTTGTATCAACAGGCTCTTGCCGAATTGGAAGGTATTCCATTTGATACCGGTGCGCTTCGCGCTTTAGCAGAATTTATCATTACGCGTAAAAGTTAA
- the xseB gene encoding exodeoxyribonuclease VII small subunit, with product MARKPAATQDFETTLSQLETIVSRLESGELPLEEALKEFEQGIKLAQLGQERLQQAEQRIQILLQKSETATLNDYQGNA from the coding sequence ATGGCTCGTAAACCGGCTGCGACACAGGATTTTGAAACGACGTTGTCGCAATTAGAAACCATCGTTTCGCGTTTAGAAAGCGGCGAGTTGCCGTTAGAAGAAGCGCTAAAAGAATTCGAGCAAGGCATTAAATTGGCGCAGTTGGGGCAAGAACGCTTGCAACAGGCGGAACAGCGCATTCAAATTTTGTTACAAAAAAGCGAAACCGCTACGTTAAACGACTACCAAGGGAATGCCTAA